In Lineus longissimus chromosome 13, tnLinLong1.2, whole genome shotgun sequence, one genomic interval encodes:
- the LOC135497888 gene encoding protein canopy homolog 2-like, with protein sequence MTQTILKDVTILLAILMVLLQMTVAKIDKSYYCGACLAIVQEVNIKIGEVDPNKKVEVGSFRVDPDGKQKLKKVSYATSEVYLTEVFEKVCESMHEYGEKFEKDLDVKLFPRTNRPDSAPIDLIGVEMNEGIFKKLKSACHTIVEDHEDEMIKLFKKKSIKRENLGRDICLNLAKVCTGNEVLAKLMWDKTSEERKFKSAKAKKQEEIQKQAEEAIRRQNFEKAPVAGEAAKQEL encoded by the exons atgacgCAGACAATACTTAAAGATGTGACAATCCTGCTGGCCATTCTGATGGTCCTCCTTCAAATGACAGTTGCCAAAATAGACAAGTCTTACTATTGCGGAG CATGCTTGGCCATTGTCCAAGAAGTGAACATAAAAATTGGAGAAGTTGATCCCAACAAAAAAGTCGAAGTTGGAAGTTTTCGAGTGGATCCTGACGGAAAACAGAAGCTCAAAAAA GTATCCTATGCAACGTCTGAAGTCTACCTGACAGAAGTGTTTGAAAAAGTCTGCGAGTCAATGCACGAATATGGCGAAAAATTTGAGAAAGATTTGGATGTGAAATTGTTTCCAAGAACGAACCGTCCTGATTCAGCGCCCATAGATCTGATTGGAGTTGAAATGAATGAAGGCATTTTTAAGAAGCTCAAGAGTGCA TGCCATACCATTGTagaagatcatgaagatgagATGATAAAACTGTTTAAAAAGAAGAGCATCAAGCGTGAAAACCTTGGCAGAGATATTTGTCTTAATTTAGcga AGGTTTGTACTGGCAACGAAGTCCTTGCCAAGCTGATGTGGGACAAAACGTCCGAAGAACGCAAGTTTAAATCCGCGAAGGCGAAGAAGCAGGAGGAGATTCAAAAACAAGCAGAGGAGGCAATCAGGAGGCAAAATTTTGAGAAGGCTCCGGTCGCTGGTGAAGCCGCCAAGCAAGAGCTTTGA